DNA sequence from the Blastomonas fulva genome:
CTGGCGTTCGCGGTCGAAACATCGCGGCCGGCGATCGACGAGGCAGGGCACAATCTGCATGTGGAGCTTCCGCCGGGACCGGTGCTGCTCGACGCCGATCACGCCCGCATGGCGCAGATCATCGGCAACCTCGTCAGCAATGCCGCCAAATACACGCCGGCGGCAGGCGAGATCAGGGTGACTGCGCGGGTCGAGGACGGGACCGCCTGGATCGAGGTCTGCGACAACGGCATCGGCATCGCGCCCGATCAGCAGGACCGGATCTTCGGGATCTTCGAGCAGGCCGATGTCAAGGGCAAGGTCAAGCAGGACGGCCTCGGGATCGGGCTGGCGCTGGTCAAGCAGCTGGTTGAGCTGCACGACGGCACCATCCGGCTGAAACACAGCGCGCCCGGGGAAGGCAGCACGTTCGAGGTGTGCCTTCCCACGGTGGAATGATGCCGGGCGCCGCTGGCGCTATGCCCCAGCCGGCGAACCAGCGTCCTGATTTTCCGGAATATTGATCGGCGTCGCGGCGCAAACGGTACGCAGCGCCTGTTTGAGCCCTTCCTCGATCGTCGGGTGATAGAAAGGCATCTCGAGCACCTGCGTCGCGGTCATCTTCTGCTGGATTGCCCACGCCAGCAAATGGCCCAGATGCTCCCCCGCCGGGGCAACCAGATCCGCGCCGATCAGCACACCGTCGGGTGCGGCTGCGTACAGGGTGAGAGCGCCTTCGTTGCGCGCCTCCACCCGCGCGCGGCCCTGATCGGTAAAGTCGGCGGTGCCGCTCACCGCGCCATCCTCCTCCGCCTTTCCGATGGTCACGACCTGCGGATCGGTGAAGGTGATGCTGAACGGCACATAGCGATCGGTCGGGACCGGCGCCGGATAGGCCGCCGCGTTGCGTCCCGCAATCGCGCCATCATGCGATGCTTCATGCAGAAGGGGCAGATCGGCAGCGACATCGCCTGCGAGGAAGACGTTGCTGTCGCCGCAGCGCATCGTCGCGCGGTCGTGACACGGCACGCCCTTGTCATCAAGATCGAGCCCGGCTTTGTCGATGGCCAGCCCGTCGAACACCGGCGGGCGGCCCACCGCGACCAGCACATGGTCGAACACCGCCTTGCCCTTGCTCTTGCCGCTCCAGCGCATGGTGACGCCGTCCTTGGCCGGTTCAGGCGTGGCATCGACACCCAGGTGCAGATCGATATCGCGCGCGATGATCGCTTTGAGCGCCTCGTGCACGCGCGGGCAGCGCAGCTTCGCCATGGTTTCGGACTTGTCGAACAGCGCGACCTTGACCCCCAGCCGGGCGAAGGCCTGCGCCATTTCCAGTCCGATCGCACCTGATCCGATCACCGCGAGCCGCGTTGGCAGAGCCTTGAGCTCGAATACGGTCTCGTTGGTCAGCGCACGGTCTCCCAGCGCGGCAAACGCATCGGGCAGAGCAGGGCGCGAGCCTGTCGCGATGACGATCGTCCGCGCCTCGATCGACCGGCCATCGTCCAACTGCAATTTGCCGGGTGCGGTGAACCTAGCCCGCCCCCTGATGCGGATAGCGTCAGGGATTTTCTCGATCGACTTTTGCGTCGATGCCGCGAAGCGGTCGCGCTCCTT
Encoded proteins:
- a CDS encoding dihydrolipoyl dehydrogenase, yielding MSEQDRLRCDVVVIGAGTAGLAAERAARANGVSTLLIDPDFSGTTCANVGCMPSKLLIAAAKARHAVDRASQFGIDVGEVSVDGATVMKRVRKERDRFAASTQKSIEKIPDAIRIRGRARFTAPGKLQLDDGRSIEARTIVIATGSRPALPDAFAALGDRALTNETVFELKALPTRLAVIGSGAIGLEMAQAFARLGVKVALFDKSETMAKLRCPRVHEALKAIIARDIDLHLGVDATPEPAKDGVTMRWSGKSKGKAVFDHVLVAVGRPPVFDGLAIDKAGLDLDDKGVPCHDRATMRCGDSNVFLAGDVAADLPLLHEASHDGAIAGRNAAAYPAPVPTDRYVPFSITFTDPQVVTIGKAEEDGAVSGTADFTDQGRARVEARNEGALTLYAAAPDGVLIGADLVAPAGEHLGHLLAWAIQQKMTATQVLEMPFYHPTIEEGLKQALRTVCAATPINIPENQDAGSPAGA